The Stygiolobus azoricus genome window below encodes:
- a CDS encoding glycosyltransferase family 4 protein, translating into MKILFALIGTGLAGGVRYIFEVANGLKDKGHDVKIVALAGDHSWFKNLRAEVIYRPLNMNRFSSLMYTLFKIYKYMFLRSVKINPRDFFYAISFRLGVRPDFIFELAELIRNFDSDVTVATYYLTAFSVWFSQNKNPFYLMQDFPELVEENEGKLGLNIFYQSLKLPFSFITVSSYAKQLIVENNPTAKVTIAHPGVDLNVFRPRSVNAQNRKKRVMVILRGSRLKGDEVAMEVLKNLNKKLPIHAVLVGSKSLVKHYSKSIGLDFEYSVFSNVSDEVLAELYSSSDAFLHTSYAESFGLPPLEAMACGTPVVMTDNKGSRDYAINNFNALVSQPGDINSLANNLLKVLQDDKLRERLIENGLETAKKFTWNSTVDNFEKALKE; encoded by the coding sequence ATGAAAATTTTGTTCGCGTTAATTGGCACTGGACTAGCGGGTGGAGTTAGATATATCTTTGAAGTAGCTAACGGGCTAAAGGATAAAGGTCATGATGTGAAAATAGTGGCTTTGGCTGGAGATCATAGTTGGTTCAAAAATTTGAGGGCTGAAGTTATTTATAGACCATTGAATATGAACAGATTTAGCTCGTTAATGTACACTCTGTTCAAGATATATAAGTATATGTTTTTGAGAAGTGTTAAGATAAATCCTCGTGACTTTTTCTATGCAATTTCATTTAGGCTCGGCGTAAGACCGGACTTCATTTTTGAATTAGCTGAGTTGATCAGAAACTTTGACTCAGACGTTACTGTTGCGACTTATTATTTGACCGCATTTTCAGTCTGGTTTTCACAAAATAAAAACCCATTTTATTTGATGCAAGACTTTCCAGAACTGGTTGAAGAAAATGAAGGAAAGTTAGGTTTAAACATCTTTTACCAATCGCTAAAATTACCTTTCTCTTTTATAACAGTCTCTTCTTATGCTAAACAACTAATTGTAGAAAACAATCCTACAGCGAAAGTAACTATAGCACACCCCGGAGTCGATTTAAACGTTTTTAGACCAAGAAGTGTAAATGCTCAAAATAGAAAGAAGAGGGTTATGGTAATATTAAGGGGTTCAAGATTAAAGGGCGATGAGGTAGCTATGGAGGTTCTGAAGAACCTTAATAAAAAGTTGCCTATCCACGCGGTTCTTGTAGGGAGTAAAAGTCTAGTTAAGCATTATTCAAAGTCCATAGGATTAGACTTCGAATATTCAGTATTTTCTAACGTATCTGACGAAGTTCTTGCGGAGCTTTATTCGTCATCAGACGCCTTTCTCCACACTTCTTATGCTGAAAGCTTTGGTTTACCCCCGTTAGAGGCTATGGCTTGTGGAACTCCAGTAGTCATGACTGATAATAAAGGTTCTAGGGATTATGCTATAAATAATTTTAATGCTTTGGTTTCTCAACCTGGTGACATTAACTCCTTGGCTAATAATTTGTTGAAAGTATTACAAGATGACAAGTTAAGAGAAAGATTAATAGAAAATGGTTTAGAAACTGCTAAAAAATTTACGTGGAATTCAACTGTAGATAACTTTGAAAAAGCATTAAAAGAATAA
- a CDS encoding glycosyltransferase family 2 protein, with translation MLISVIISAYDRREFLKNAIRSVYRQLLDKGLYEVIVVKNFEDKEIDDYIAKLGYKNIIYDTPKYGEQISAGIEESKGEILAFLEDDDEFKQEKLSKIYNVFTTQKEVSYFHDTREYIYNDKIIDINTKDPKISEIIKYLEEITPHEDVLIDPFDKRVKNFLVKYYGIAVTVSLMSVRRSCIEDKMALLKQIDVGVEDFIPAFAAECGKLFHAADRLTRYRIHNKNSSIALNEKDIIRPLFNLMRSINDWKIIINNISPRNQMRNVVKMRVLSAKLALYTSPDEIKEKLGYKQNILSAIKDLTDLSLINHDLHWYLNFLPYVIFTSIPSKRVKMLIKRIIKGVRK, from the coding sequence ATGTTAATTAGCGTAATTATATCAGCTTATGACAGAAGAGAGTTCCTTAAAAACGCAATAAGAAGTGTTTATAGACAGTTACTAGATAAAGGATTATATGAAGTAATTGTAGTTAAGAACTTTGAGGATAAGGAGATAGACGACTACATTGCAAAGCTAGGCTATAAAAATATTATATACGATACTCCTAAATATGGAGAGCAAATTAGTGCGGGAATTGAGGAGTCAAAGGGCGAAATTTTAGCATTCCTAGAGGATGATGACGAGTTTAAACAAGAAAAACTAAGTAAAATATACAATGTATTTACTACACAAAAAGAAGTGTCATACTTTCATGATACAAGGGAGTATATTTATAATGATAAAATAATTGACATAAACACTAAAGACCCTAAGATTAGCGAGATTATTAAATATCTTGAAGAAATAACTCCGCATGAAGACGTTCTAATAGATCCTTTTGACAAAAGGGTCAAAAATTTTCTTGTAAAGTATTATGGTATTGCAGTAACTGTAAGTTTAATGTCTGTCAGACGTAGTTGCATAGAGGATAAAATGGCTTTATTAAAACAAATAGATGTTGGTGTAGAGGATTTTATCCCTGCTTTTGCAGCTGAATGCGGTAAACTATTTCATGCTGCAGACAGATTAACGAGATATAGAATTCATAATAAGAACTCATCAATAGCCTTAAATGAAAAGGATATTATTAGACCTCTCTTTAACTTAATGAGGTCTATAAATGACTGGAAAATTATAATTAATAATATATCTCCAAGAAATCAGATGCGTAATGTTGTAAAAATGAGGGTATTAAGTGCTAAATTAGCCTTGTATACCTCACCAGATGAAATCAAAGAAAAATTAGGTTACAAACAGAACATATTAAGTGCGATTAAGGACCTTACGGATTTGTCCTTAATTAATCATGACCTACACTGGTATCTTAATTTTCTTCCATATGTTATTTTTACCAGTATTCCTTCAAAACGGGTAAAAATGTTAATTAAAAGGATAATTAAAGGTGTGAGGAAATGA
- a CDS encoding FkbM family methyltransferase, with translation MSNFITRAKIVIKSRKLLKNWISSIFSYIRKNPEILLKCKDNSTIKVNREAFRTILVLYYKGNITNCSNNSIAFYVNGNTCWIPINEILIAYGDFAAILEALYHNWIYNGKYWEKGSIKFRHMHHVIMETFVDEQYSYVDVKNKSVVDIGAFVGDSAIYFAAKGAKKVYAIEPHPGAYEELVENIRINGLEEKIVPLNMAVGDKEGYIVISNVEKKQAPGIWFKESDGNGVKVRMETLNDIIKKYNLETNVLKMDCEGCEYNLILNDYEAVSKFDQLAFEYHAYNTSIPISKLIELLERDYNCEFVNEHIYKKYFPNWDKNKLGMLYCVKRK, from the coding sequence ATGAGTAATTTTATAACTAGAGCTAAAATAGTAATAAAGTCTAGAAAATTGTTAAAAAATTGGATATCTAGTATCTTTAGCTACATTCGTAAAAATCCAGAAATACTTCTTAAATGTAAGGATAATAGTACGATTAAAGTCAATAGAGAAGCGTTTAGAACTATTTTAGTATTGTATTATAAAGGGAATATAACTAATTGTTCTAATAATTCTATCGCGTTTTACGTTAATGGAAATACTTGTTGGATACCGATAAATGAAATACTTATAGCTTATGGAGACTTTGCTGCCATCCTAGAAGCCCTCTATCATAACTGGATATATAACGGCAAATACTGGGAAAAGGGAAGTATAAAATTTAGACATATGCATCATGTAATTATGGAAACATTCGTGGATGAACAATATAGTTATGTGGACGTTAAGAATAAATCGGTAGTAGATATAGGAGCTTTCGTAGGAGATTCAGCAATTTATTTCGCGGCAAAGGGTGCTAAAAAGGTATATGCAATAGAGCCTCATCCTGGGGCATATGAAGAATTAGTGGAAAATATTAGGATAAACGGTCTTGAGGAAAAGATCGTTCCATTAAATATGGCTGTAGGAGATAAGGAAGGATATATTGTTATTTCTAACGTGGAAAAGAAGCAAGCACCAGGAATATGGTTCAAAGAGTCTGATGGAAATGGAGTAAAGGTTAGAATGGAAACATTAAATGATATTATTAAAAAGTATAATTTAGAAACTAATGTATTAAAGATGGATTGTGAAGGATGTGAATATAATTTAATTTTAAACGATTATGAGGCAGTATCTAAATTTGATCAATTAGCATTTGAATATCACGCGTATAATACTAGTATACCAATATCTAAGTTGATAGAATTACTTGAAAGGGATTATAATTGTGAATTTGTGAATGAGCACATATACAAGAAATATTTTCCGAACTGGGATAAGAATAAGTTAGGTATGCTTTACTGTGTAAAAAGAAAATAA
- a CDS encoding FkbM family methyltransferase — MIFTYGKTRLKVPEGYEYVYYATFIAGEWDFLKVKNTDTVLDAGAFIGDFTVKVARKAKEVVAVEPLPWAFKLLKENVELNNLKNVVLVNKALYDTDGVRLKIIDEGTGSRIGENGIEVDGVTVSSLGKFSVVKMDIEGAEGRVMKSGEWLDHVKQIAVELHGRENIEIIPKLLRERGFVIRFMTRGDLVRNTVRNVLLHPFSFIKAEARTKVVLNYFRRRYSVPALSREEYKIIYGRRGCL, encoded by the coding sequence ATGATTTTCACTTACGGTAAGACTAGGTTGAAAGTCCCTGAGGGTTACGAATACGTTTATTACGCTACTTTCATAGCCGGTGAATGGGACTTCTTGAAAGTTAAGAACACGGATACTGTGCTGGATGCGGGTGCATTTATAGGGGACTTCACAGTAAAGGTGGCTAGGAAGGCTAAGGAAGTAGTTGCTGTTGAACCTTTACCGTGGGCTTTCAAACTGTTGAAGGAAAACGTGGAGTTAAATAATTTAAAGAACGTGGTTTTGGTCAACAAGGCTTTATACGACACTGACGGTGTTAGACTAAAAATCATCGATGAGGGGACAGGCTCAAGGATTGGGGAAAATGGGATTGAGGTGGATGGTGTTACAGTAAGCTCTTTAGGTAAGTTCTCAGTTGTGAAGATGGACATTGAGGGGGCTGAGGGGAGGGTGATGAAAAGTGGGGAGTGGTTGGATCACGTTAAGCAAATAGCTGTAGAACTTCACGGTAGGGAGAACATAGAGATCATACCAAAGTTGTTGAGGGAGAGGGGTTTTGTGATCAGGTTCATGACTAGGGGTGATTTGGTTAGAAACACTGTCAGGAACGTGTTACTCCACCCCTTTTCGTTTATAAAGGCTGAGGCTAGGACTAAAGTGGTCTTGAACTACTTCAGAAGGAGGTATAGCGTACCGGCTTTAAGCAGAGAGGAGTATAAGATTATTTACGGTAGGAGAGGTTGTTTATGA
- a CDS encoding MFS transporter, with protein sequence MKKLLLGGLLLTVSQWYAFFLISQISLFIFPVVFGVIIFILGFIGRGMGSIIFGYVGDKVSRKTVLYLTALILVISSILMIVVYNYYTVVVFRFLQGLSLGGEWGGASTIIVEAYSTSKFRGFMASIIQLAVPISVILSSFSIFLLSVFSYLGGWRFSLIIAIIISLISFYLIKDATDIKVEGKSKLPLLDALKNDWRNILKAIGIKISESANFYIFTSYVFVKSTLTNIISVIVIVSISLQLLLMPIFGYLSDIIGRRMVILAGTILMIVGAFLFPLNLILGELTLSVSDAALYAPQSSLFTELFDKKYRITAANFSYQLASIIGGSIAPTILRITNYQVLIVVLPYAVTTLICLALVSETKGKRII encoded by the coding sequence GTGAAGAAATTACTTTTGGGAGGCTTACTTTTAACAGTTTCCCAGTGGTATGCCTTCTTTCTCATATCTCAAATTTCATTATTCATCTTTCCAGTTGTATTCGGTGTAATAATCTTCATCTTGGGTTTTATAGGAAGAGGAATGGGAAGTATAATTTTTGGGTATGTTGGGGATAAAGTCAGTAGAAAAACTGTATTGTACCTAACTGCGTTAATATTGGTAATTTCGTCAATCTTGATGATAGTGGTGTACAACTATTATACTGTAGTTGTGTTTAGGTTTCTACAAGGTCTAAGTTTAGGTGGAGAATGGGGAGGGGCTAGTACAATAATAGTTGAGGCGTATAGTACTTCGAAGTTTAGGGGATTTATGGCAAGCATAATTCAATTAGCAGTCCCAATATCAGTAATTTTGTCATCATTTTCAATATTTCTTCTTTCCGTTTTCTCATACTTAGGAGGATGGAGATTTTCATTAATAATCGCCATAATAATTTCTTTAATTTCATTTTATTTGATTAAGGACGCAACAGACATAAAAGTAGAAGGTAAATCAAAACTACCACTTCTTGACGCTCTCAAGAACGATTGGAGAAATATTCTTAAAGCGATAGGAATAAAAATTAGTGAAAGTGCAAACTTTTATATCTTCACATCTTACGTGTTTGTAAAATCTACTTTGACCAACATTATATCCGTGATTGTTATAGTTTCAATTTCATTACAATTGTTATTAATGCCAATATTCGGCTATTTAAGCGATATAATAGGACGACGTATGGTAATATTAGCTGGAACAATTTTAATGATTGTGGGAGCATTCCTTTTTCCGTTAAATCTCATATTAGGTGAATTAACGCTTTCAGTATCTGATGCAGCTTTATACGCTCCACAATCCTCATTATTTACTGAATTGTTTGACAAAAAATATCGCATTACGGCAGCAAACTTTTCCTACCAGTTAGCAAGTATAATAGGTGGATCAATCGCCCCAACTATTTTGAGAATAACCAATTATCAAGTACTAATAGTAGTTTTGCCTTATGCCGTTACGACTCTAATATGTCTAGCTTTAGTTAGTGAAACAAAAGGTAAGAGAATTATATAA
- a CDS encoding DUF973 family protein produces MGYNSQNVPNNPNNFQKDREALNKIRLYAILGIIAITVTLVETIVIVAIIPTLASSTGVSIPIKIFAALEPYIDVLIGFTIIPLIINIIAILQLRKGYGILKTLSPDFNSPFTGTTLALIGTVLLIPGIIAVTATIVSIIPLIEKHVHTISSGILLSLGLELIVIIIAGIMAFIGEILYSIVGNFKLSKRYGEEGFKNAAYLFIIAIVLLLIFALFQFRGIIYAIFQIIGLILIYTSAGKVLKRI; encoded by the coding sequence ATGGGTTATAATAGTCAAAACGTTCCAAATAATCCTAATAATTTTCAAAAAGATAGAGAAGCACTAAATAAAATAAGATTATACGCTATTCTTGGGATTATAGCAATTACAGTTACTTTAGTTGAAACTATAGTTATAGTTGCCATAATTCCAACCTTAGCCTCATCTACGGGAGTTTCAATCCCAATTAAGATATTTGCAGCGTTAGAACCCTATATTGACGTTCTAATTGGATTCACTATAATACCTTTAATAATTAATATTATAGCTATACTGCAGTTGAGAAAAGGATATGGAATATTGAAGACTCTTTCTCCGGATTTTAATTCTCCATTCACAGGAACTACATTGGCATTAATTGGTACGGTTTTGCTTATACCCGGTATAATAGCTGTGACGGCAACTATAGTTTCCATAATTCCTCTTATTGAAAAACATGTACACACTATTAGTTCAGGGATTTTGTTATCACTTGGATTAGAATTAATAGTGATAATTATAGCAGGAATAATGGCTTTTATAGGAGAAATTTTGTATTCAATTGTAGGCAACTTTAAATTAAGTAAAAGGTATGGGGAAGAAGGATTCAAAAATGCTGCATACCTTTTCATAATAGCTATAGTATTATTATTAATATTTGCCTTATTCCAGTTCAGAGGAATTATATATGCAATATTTCAGATTATAGGACTAATATTAATTTATACCTCAGCAGGAAAAGTACTAAAAAGAATATAA